The following DNA comes from Methanobacterium sp..
GTCTGTGTATCTTCCCCAAACTGGTTCTTGAAGATAAAGCCTGATTTAAGGGTCTAAAACTAAGGGTATGTATTAACAAGAGGAGAGAGTGAGTTTGAAAGGAATTTTAAAGAAGATCGCCCAGATCAACTTTGGCCTGCTATCACCGGAGAACATCCGGAGAATGTCTGTCACCAAAATTGTTACCCCAGACACCTACGATGAAGATGGATACCCCATAGAAGCGGGTCTAATGGACCCCCGACTGGGAGTCATCGACCCGGGACTGAGATGCCGATCGTGTGGCTCTAAAGGAGGAGACTGTCAGGGACACTTCGGCCACATAAACCTGGCCCGACCAGTAGTCCATGTGGGATTCGCAGACACCATACACAAGATCTTGCGTTCCACTTGCAGTGAATGTGGAAGGGCACTTTTAACTGAAACCGAAAGAATCGACTATGGGGATCGTATTGGATCCCGATTGAAAAATGAGGAAAGCATCACCGGCCTGGTGAAAGATGTTTACACCACTGCACGCCGGGATAAATGCCCCCACTGTGACACGGAACAGGAAGATGTTAAAATTGATAAACCTGTATCTATAGTTGAGGGTAACTACAAATTAACCCCCAGCGAGGTTAGGGAACGCCTGGAAAAAATCCCTGAAGAAGACTACGTCTATTTGGGAATCAATTCCAAAGTAGCCCGACCAGAATGGATGGTGTTAACAGTACTACCCGTACCTCCAGTGACAGTGAGACCTTCCATCACCCTGGAAACCGGGGAAAGATCCGAGGATGACCTTACCCACAAACTAGTGGACATCCTGCGTATAAATCAACGTCTCAAGGAGAACATGGAGGCAGGAGCACCACAACTTATTGTGGAGGATCTCTGGGAATTATTACAATATCACGTTACCACTTATTTTGACAACGAAGCTTCAGGAGTACCTCCAGCAAGGCATCGCTCAGGAAGGCCACTGAAGACCCTGGCTCAGCGTTTGAAGGGTAAAGAAGGACGTTTCAGGAGTAATTTATCCGGTAAAAGGGTTAACTTCTCTGCCAGGACAGTTATATCCCCGGACCCCAACATCAGTATCAATGAGGTGGGAGTACCTCATATGATCGCCACTGAAGTTACGGTACCCATCTATGTCACTGATTGGAACATAGAGGATATGAAGAAGTACATCCTCAATGGACCTAATAACCACCCTGGTGCTAACTATGTTATTCGGCCTGACGAGCGGAAGATCAGGGTCTATGATGAGACCAAAGAGGCCATCATCGAGAAACTGGAACCTGGATTTGTAGTGGAAAGACACCTTATGGATGGAGATATTGTACTCTTCAACCGGCAACCATCACTGCACCGTATGTCCATGATGGCCCATGAAGTAAAAGTTCTGCCCCACAAAACATTCAGGTTAAACCTCTGTGTATGCCCACCATACAACGCTGACTTTGACGGGGACGAAATGAACATGCACGTCTTCCAGACCG
Coding sequences within:
- a CDS encoding DNA-directed RNA polymerase subunit A' translates to MKGILKKIAQINFGLLSPENIRRMSVTKIVTPDTYDEDGYPIEAGLMDPRLGVIDPGLRCRSCGSKGGDCQGHFGHINLARPVVHVGFADTIHKILRSTCSECGRALLTETERIDYGDRIGSRLKNEESITGLVKDVYTTARRDKCPHCDTEQEDVKIDKPVSIVEGNYKLTPSEVRERLEKIPEEDYVYLGINSKVARPEWMVLTVLPVPPVTVRPSITLETGERSEDDLTHKLVDILRINQRLKENMEAGAPQLIVEDLWELLQYHVTTYFDNEASGVPPARHRSGRPLKTLAQRLKGKEGRFRSNLSGKRVNFSARTVISPDPNISINEVGVPHMIATEVTVPIYVTDWNIEDMKKYILNGPNNHPGANYVIRPDERKIRVYDETKEAIIEKLEPGFVVERHLMDGDIVLFNRQPSLHRMSMMAHEVKVLPHKTFRLNLCVCPPYNADFDGDEMNMHVFQTEESRAEAKSLMRVQEHILSPRFGGPIIGGIHDHISGAYLLTREGSAFQEDVVFQMLKKSQLPLPKPRNMEWTGKEIFSLLLPKDLNMVYKAEICRKCDECLRQDCKNDAYVVIENGELKSGAIDEKAYGAFSGKILDSIVKEYGTDRAREFLDAATKLAISGIMKRGFTTSTADEEIPREAQDRIEELLSKAEQKVEMLIEAYHNDELEALPGRSLRETLEMKIMQVLGEARDKSGEIAESYFGMDNHAVIMALTGARGSMLNLTQIAACVGQQSVRGGRIERGYSKRTLPHFQEGELGAKASGFVHSSYKTGLDPLEFFFHAMGGREGLVDTAIRTAQSGYMQRRLVNALQDLSVNTDKTVRDNRGVVIQTHYGEDGIDPAKSDYGKVADIDRLIEEMRIKAKSGK